Proteins from a genomic interval of Niabella soli DSM 19437:
- a CDS encoding zinc ribbon domain-containing protein, with protein sequence MPQVKEFSIEEKLSSLIHLQKIDSKLDEIKILKGELPMEVADLEDEIQGLRSRQTRIEEEINGVTEFIEERKNAIKEAEELIKKYEKDSENVKNNREFEAINKEIEMQQLEIKLAEKHIKDANEEIADKVILLEKAKKNLGAKEGVLEVKKAELEKIISANEKEEKEYQKLSKEAKENVEPRLLASYEKIRGNFRNGLAVVPVERDACGGCFYSIPPQKQSEIKQHKKIIACENCGRILVDEELNNNVEAK encoded by the coding sequence ATGCCGCAAGTTAAAGAGTTTTCAATCGAAGAAAAGTTGAGTTCATTGATCCACTTACAAAAGATCGACAGTAAACTGGATGAGATTAAAATCTTAAAAGGGGAACTTCCTATGGAAGTAGCTGATCTCGAAGATGAGATCCAGGGCTTACGCTCCCGCCAAACGCGAATTGAAGAAGAAATTAACGGGGTTACAGAGTTCATTGAAGAGCGTAAAAACGCCATCAAAGAAGCTGAAGAACTGATTAAGAAATACGAAAAAGACAGCGAAAATGTAAAGAACAACCGCGAGTTTGAAGCCATCAATAAAGAAATTGAGATGCAGCAACTCGAGATCAAACTGGCTGAAAAGCATATCAAGGATGCAAATGAAGAGATTGCTGATAAAGTGATCTTGCTGGAAAAGGCTAAAAAGAACCTGGGAGCAAAAGAAGGTGTACTGGAAGTGAAAAAAGCAGAGCTGGAAAAAATCATTTCCGCCAATGAAAAAGAAGAAAAAGAATACCAGAAACTTTCCAAAGAAGCCAAGGAGAATGTAGAGCCCCGCTTGCTGGCCAGCTATGAAAAGATCCGCGGTAATTTCCGCAATGGGTTGGCTGTGGTACCGGTAGAACGTGATGCCTGCGGTGGATGCTTTTATTCCATTCCTCCTCAAAAACAAAGCGAGATCAAACAGCACAAAAAAATCATTGCCTGCGAAAACTGCGGCCGCATCCTGGTTGATGAAGAGCTGAACAACAATGTTGAAGCAAAATAA
- a CDS encoding Nif3-like dinuclear metal center hexameric protein, with product MTIGSVIQVLESFAPPALQENYDNAGLLTGQATQACTGILCCLDATEAVLEEAIEKRCNLVVAHHPIIFSGLKKINGNNYVERAVIKAIKNDIALYAIHTNLDNVIEGVNAQIAAKLGLVNLKVLAPKEGLLEKLFFFVPAEAADKVLDALFDAGGGTIGNYKECSFSVLGKGTFFPGAKANPYSGVVGSRHEGEELKIELLYPAWLRNKMVAVLKQNHPYEEVAYELIPVKNPHQEIGSGITGELPEAMEAIDFLQKLKTAFGLSVVKHTALMGKKIKKISVCGGAGSFLIKNAINSGSDIYITSDIKYHEFFDAGGQIIIADIGHYESEQFTIELLCNILQEKFPNFAVLKTTVNTNPVQYF from the coding sequence ATGACCATTGGTTCTGTTATACAGGTGCTGGAATCTTTTGCGCCGCCTGCTTTGCAGGAAAATTATGATAATGCCGGCCTTTTAACCGGGCAGGCAACGCAGGCTTGTACCGGCATCCTTTGTTGCCTGGATGCCACAGAAGCGGTGTTGGAGGAAGCGATCGAAAAACGGTGCAATCTTGTGGTAGCGCATCACCCCATAATTTTCTCGGGGCTAAAAAAAATAAACGGAAACAATTATGTAGAACGCGCCGTTATTAAAGCCATAAAAAATGACATCGCACTTTATGCTATTCACACGAACCTTGATAATGTGATCGAAGGCGTAAATGCACAGATCGCGGCAAAACTGGGCCTTGTCAATTTAAAGGTCCTGGCCCCGAAAGAAGGATTGTTAGAAAAGCTGTTCTTTTTTGTTCCGGCCGAAGCAGCGGACAAAGTATTGGATGCGCTTTTTGATGCCGGCGGTGGCACTATCGGCAACTACAAAGAATGCAGCTTTAGTGTTTTGGGTAAAGGCACGTTTTTTCCTGGTGCAAAAGCCAACCCCTATTCCGGTGTTGTTGGTAGCCGGCATGAAGGTGAAGAATTAAAAATCGAGCTGTTGTACCCGGCCTGGCTGCGCAATAAAATGGTAGCTGTTTTAAAACAAAATCACCCCTATGAAGAGGTGGCCTACGAATTGATTCCCGTTAAAAATCCCCACCAGGAAATAGGCTCCGGAATTACCGGCGAGCTCCCTGAAGCAATGGAAGCAATTGATTTTTTACAAAAATTAAAAACGGCTTTTGGCCTGTCTGTAGTGAAACATACAGCGCTCATGGGTAAAAAAATCAAAAAAATAAGTGTTTGCGGGGGTGCCGGAAGCTTTTTAATAAAAAACGCAATCAATTCAGGATCAGATATATATATTACATCAGATATAAAATATCATGAGTTCTTTGATGCCGGCGGGCAAATTATAATTGCAGACATCGGGCATTACGAAAGTGAGCAATTTACCATTGAGCTGTTGTGCAACATTTTACAGGAAAAATTCCCTAACTTTGCCGTCCTTAAAACAACAGTGAATACCAATCCTGTTCAGTACTTTTAA
- a CDS encoding NADPH-dependent FMN reductase produces MTDTPRILAIVGSASRNSSNLFLIQYLQELNPSWQFALWEDLAVLPHFDPEQTIETPPPQVVALRDAISAAAGVIISTPEYIFSIPARLKNMLEWCVATTVFSQKPLGIITASANGSKGHAELQLIMRTLDARFTPETCLLVQGIKGKINDGGSLRDPGLKENLRNFSLAFDALIARGA; encoded by the coding sequence ATGACGGATACTCCCCGCATTTTAGCAATCGTCGGCAGTGCCAGCCGCAACTCTTCTAATCTTTTTTTAATACAATATCTGCAAGAGCTCAATCCAAGCTGGCAATTTGCCCTTTGGGAAGATCTTGCAGTGTTACCGCATTTTGATCCTGAACAAACCATCGAAACGCCGCCACCGCAGGTCGTAGCATTAAGAGATGCGATTTCCGCTGCCGCCGGCGTCATCATTTCAACCCCGGAATATATTTTCAGTATTCCTGCACGGCTCAAAAATATGCTGGAATGGTGCGTGGCCACAACCGTGTTCTCACAAAAACCGTTGGGTATTATCACCGCCTCTGCCAACGGCAGTAAAGGGCATGCCGAACTACAGCTCATTATGCGAACCCTCGATGCCCGGTTTACGCCGGAGACCTGCCTGCTGGTGCAGGGCATTAAAGGAAAAATTAATGACGGCGGTTCTTTGCGCGATCCGGGGCTTAAAGAAAATTTGCGGAATTTTTCGCTTGCGTTTGATGCATTGATAGCAAGGGGTGCATAA
- a CDS encoding patatin-like phospholipase family protein yields MTWFSFKKKQPVIGLTLSGGGMRGVAHIAILKALEEFGLRPQILSGTSAGAIIGAFYSAGYTPDKMRTIVEQATFFSRSSFRLGTTGIFNPSFLIKLFAQYFSEDNFSVLKIPLYVASTEITHGRLEYFSDGKLFQALLASSSIPYIFPPIRIGSKVYMDGGILNNLPIEPIYNKCDFLIGSHMNALVYDDMRKISARKVFDRVIHLAIGSTIDKKGRACDIFFNPDGMTQYSLFDKKGVPDMLDRVYNYAVKLLEEKGYQRPAANSNLKI; encoded by the coding sequence ATGACCTGGTTTTCCTTTAAAAAGAAGCAACCCGTAATCGGACTGACACTTTCCGGCGGTGGCATGCGCGGGGTGGCGCATATTGCTATTTTAAAAGCCCTGGAAGAGTTTGGATTACGTCCTCAGATCTTGTCAGGAACCAGCGCCGGGGCTATTATCGGCGCTTTTTATTCTGCCGGCTACACACCGGATAAAATGCGCACGATCGTAGAGCAGGCTACTTTTTTTTCCCGTTCCTCATTCCGGCTGGGCACCACCGGTATTTTCAACCCAAGCTTTTTAATAAAATTGTTTGCTCAATATTTTTCTGAAGACAATTTCAGCGTTCTTAAAATTCCGCTTTACGTTGCTTCTACGGAGATCACGCATGGCCGCCTGGAATATTTTTCGGACGGCAAGTTATTCCAGGCGCTGCTGGCCTCTTCCAGCATTCCCTATATTTTTCCGCCGATCCGCATTGGGAGTAAGGTCTATATGGATGGCGGCATTTTAAACAACCTGCCCATTGAACCGATCTATAATAAATGCGATTTCCTGATCGGTTCACACATGAATGCACTGGTATACGACGATATGCGCAAGATCAGCGCCCGTAAGGTTTTCGACAGGGTCATTCACCTGGCAATCGGAAGTACCATCGATAAGAAAGGGCGCGCCTGCGATATTTTCTTTAATCCCGATGGCATGACACAATACTCCCTTTTTGATAAAAAAGGGGTGCCAGATATGCTGGACCGGGTGTACAACTATGCCGTAAAATTATTGGAAGAAAAAGGATACCAAAGGCCCGCAGCAAACTCAAATTTGAAAATTTGA
- a CDS encoding ABC transporter ATP-binding protein, producing MKHLSALGKYFWKYRVRLGAGILFVALSNYFNVLSPQLMRFIINYVDASLSLTGRQGTGETKGYAILVKKIIAAITGYNSITRVVLIASIIILLLALLRGFFMFLMRQTIIVMSRHIEYDQKNEVYTKYQQLDSRFFKAHTTGDLMNRIAEDVSRVRIFTGPAIMYVVNLLTTIVLSVFFMLQSSVELTIYVLAPLPVLAVIIYFVNSNIHKKSEKIQAALSDLTTNAQESYSGIRVIKSFVQEKAMYHFFARNSEKYRQNAIALARVEAVYFPSIQLLIGISTLFTIMIGGLYYISHEHGVTLGTIVEFIVYVNMLTFPVSAIGLTASMIQRAAASQKRLNEFLDIEPEIKNKPGARSVELEGNVQFGDVSFTYPDTGIKALQRFDLKIRKGEKIAITGRTGSGKTTVAQLLLRLFDADSGAVLVDEHNIKDIDLYSLREQISYVPQDVFLFSDTVENNIRFGKPEASRDAVIAAAAIAGVAGEINGFEKGYDTLIGERGVTLSGGQKQRISIARALIKQSAIVIFDDCLSAVDAKTEQEIMGRLNEFLSGRTSIIITHRVFSLLGFDRIIVLDEGKIAEQGTHEELMKIPEGFYARLYNRQQMGIEEEDAEN from the coding sequence ATGAAGCATTTAAGTGCCCTGGGCAAATATTTCTGGAAGTACCGGGTGCGATTAGGAGCAGGTATTCTGTTTGTGGCATTGTCCAACTATTTTAACGTGTTATCGCCACAGCTAATGCGTTTTATTATTAATTATGTGGACGCTTCTCTTTCGTTAACGGGCAGGCAGGGTACCGGTGAAACAAAAGGGTATGCCATTCTTGTAAAAAAAATCATTGCAGCTATCACGGGGTATAATAGTATTACCCGGGTGGTTTTGATTGCCAGCATTATTATTTTACTGCTGGCATTGCTGCGTGGATTCTTTATGTTCCTGATGCGGCAAACCATTATTGTCATGAGCCGCCACATCGAATACGACCAGAAGAACGAAGTATATACCAAATACCAGCAATTGGACAGCCGCTTTTTTAAAGCACATACTACAGGCGACCTGATGAACCGCATAGCAGAAGACGTAAGCCGGGTGCGCATTTTTACCGGGCCGGCGATCATGTATGTAGTCAACCTGCTCACCACTATTGTGCTGAGTGTTTTTTTTATGCTGCAGAGTAGTGTGGAGTTGACTATTTATGTACTGGCACCGCTTCCCGTATTGGCCGTGATCATCTATTTTGTAAACAGCAATATTCATAAGAAAAGCGAAAAAATTCAGGCAGCCTTATCGGACCTGACGACCAACGCCCAGGAATCATATTCCGGCATCCGGGTGATCAAATCGTTTGTGCAGGAAAAAGCCATGTATCATTTCTTTGCAAGGAACAGTGAAAAATACCGGCAGAACGCAATCGCCCTGGCACGCGTGGAAGCCGTTTATTTCCCGTCCATCCAGCTATTGATCGGTATCAGCACTTTGTTTACGATCATGATCGGCGGACTATATTACATTAGTCATGAGCACGGCGTTACCCTCGGCACCATTGTTGAATTTATCGTGTATGTAAATATGCTCACCTTCCCGGTAAGCGCTATAGGGCTTACTGCGAGCATGATACAGCGGGCAGCCGCTTCACAAAAACGGTTAAATGAATTTTTAGATATTGAACCGGAGATCAAAAATAAACCCGGAGCCCGCTCTGTTGAGCTTGAAGGGAATGTTCAGTTCGGCGATGTCAGCTTCACCTATCCGGATACGGGTATAAAAGCATTACAGCGGTTTGACCTGAAAATAAGAAAGGGAGAAAAAATTGCTATAACCGGCCGAACCGGCAGCGGAAAGACTACGGTGGCGCAGCTTTTGCTGCGGTTGTTTGATGCCGATAGCGGCGCCGTTTTGGTTGATGAGCATAATATAAAGGATATTGATCTTTATTCTTTGCGGGAACAGATCAGTTATGTTCCCCAGGATGTATTTTTATTTAGTGATACCGTCGAAAACAATATCCGTTTTGGAAAACCGGAGGCCAGCAGGGACGCTGTAATTGCTGCGGCAGCAATTGCCGGAGTGGCGGGGGAAATTAATGGTTTTGAAAAAGGATATGACACCCTGATTGGTGAAAGAGGCGTAACGCTGAGTGGTGGCCAGAAACAGCGCATCTCTATAGCGCGGGCCTTAATAAAACAATCGGCGATTGTTATTTTTGACGATTGCCTGAGCGCTGTTGATGCAAAAACGGAGCAGGAAATTATGGGACGCCTGAATGAATTCCTGAGCGGCCGCACTTCCATCATTATTACACACCGGGTGTTCTCCCTGCTGGGTTTTGACCGGATCATTGTATTGGATGAAGGAAAAATAGCCGAACAGGGCACACACGAAGAGCTAATGAAGATACCTGAAGGCTTCTATGCCCGCTTATATAACCGCCAGCAAATGGGAATAGAAGAGGAAGATGCAGAGAATTAG
- a CDS encoding DUF3276 family protein, producing the protein MENEHNDRKLESIYSKRLRAGKRRTYFFDVRATKGNDYYLTITESRKRFDDNGYDRHKVFLYKEDFNKFLKALNEAIDFVKTDLMPDFNFDAFNHEDYDEDGVNDGSHSQAAVVAPLAPEPVAIVTPAVEEPVAPDVEEKIPDNIESNPSENTASSQGHEEVEKW; encoded by the coding sequence GTGGAGAACGAGCATAACGATAGAAAACTGGAGAGCATCTATAGTAAGAGGTTGCGCGCAGGAAAAAGACGGACTTATTTTTTTGACGTAAGGGCAACCAAGGGTAACGACTACTATCTTACTATTACCGAAAGCCGGAAGCGGTTTGACGATAATGGATACGACCGGCATAAAGTATTTCTCTACAAAGAAGATTTTAATAAATTTTTGAAAGCATTGAATGAGGCTATTGATTTCGTAAAAACGGATCTGATGCCTGATTTTAATTTTGATGCGTTCAATCATGAAGATTATGATGAAGACGGTGTGAACGATGGTAGTCATTCGCAGGCTGCAGTTGTAGCGCCCCTGGCTCCGGAGCCCGTAGCTATTGTTACTCCTGCTGTGGAGGAACCAGTAGCACCTGATGTTGAAGAAAAGATCCCAGATAATATTGAATCCAATCCTTCAGAAAATACAGCGTCTTCCCAGGGGCATGAAGAGGTGGAAAAATGGTAA
- a CDS encoding metallopeptidase TldD-related protein, producing the protein MIKRILLSACFFSIISAPFAQELKDNFYVKVLSEELDRNIKKLQLPNLGKPFFISYKLRNTLSQTLRAERGHIVTPFSAVDQSRTASVKLLVGDYHRNFDYLFNNGSYIALPEEDNADEIRRLLWLETDRVYKNTAQQYNAAAAALKRVTVDQKELALDDFSKITPVIKDYGSIQKIPAATIDRWKPLLQQLSALFIPYPKITTSACYLTINNAEEYFVSSEGVINRKPVAQTVLTIAASMPATNGNTISELHTEYVTDIHQLPDYKNLEIQIKEIIQRMEAREKAPRFEGSYLGPVLFEGDALTDLVTSFFRYGLAVNRKSILYPDNSTTFYEDKLGQKLIASPLTLTALPHLKSYNGQPTTGSFFADYDGVTPPDSLVLIKNGILKSLLNGRTPTEKFPVSRGFASGERSYSAGVLQLTSDTAVIQEQMKKQLVKAAKEEGLPYAYIAKNVSLSYGQAAYLYRVDTATLKEEMLTGVKFTNLNMRSLRRFIMASQELQLKNNLLYSVICPQSIIIGEIELEAENNVVKAKPIIVSNPLLDIPGNNGKNKIKKAPRK; encoded by the coding sequence ATGATAAAAAGAATATTGCTGTCTGCTTGTTTTTTCTCTATTATATCGGCACCTTTCGCGCAGGAGCTGAAAGATAATTTTTATGTAAAAGTGCTGTCGGAAGAGTTGGATCGTAATATAAAAAAACTGCAATTACCCAACCTGGGGAAGCCTTTTTTTATCAGCTACAAACTGCGCAATACGCTTTCGCAAACGTTGAGGGCCGAAAGAGGGCATATTGTTACGCCCTTTTCTGCTGTTGATCAATCCCGTACGGCCTCCGTCAAATTGTTGGTGGGTGATTATCATCGCAATTTTGATTATCTATTTAATAACGGGTCCTATATTGCCTTGCCTGAAGAAGACAATGCAGATGAGATCCGGCGGCTGCTTTGGCTCGAAACCGATCGTGTTTATAAGAATACCGCGCAGCAATATAATGCGGCTGCCGCTGCATTGAAGCGGGTAACGGTTGATCAAAAAGAATTAGCCCTCGATGATTTTTCCAAAATAACACCCGTAATAAAAGATTACGGCTCTATTCAAAAGATCCCGGCAGCAACTATTGACCGCTGGAAACCGCTGCTGCAGCAACTTTCCGCGCTGTTTATTCCTTATCCAAAAATAACCACATCGGCCTGCTATTTAACGATCAATAACGCGGAAGAGTACTTTGTTTCCAGCGAAGGCGTTATAAACCGGAAACCCGTTGCGCAAACCGTACTGACCATTGCAGCATCTATGCCCGCAACCAATGGAAACACCATCAGCGAATTGCACACGGAATATGTGACAGACATCCACCAGCTTCCGGATTATAAAAACCTGGAAATACAAATAAAAGAGATAATCCAACGAATGGAAGCCCGCGAAAAAGCGCCCCGTTTTGAAGGATCTTATTTAGGCCCGGTATTGTTTGAGGGGGATGCGCTGACGGATCTTGTCACCAGTTTTTTCAGGTATGGGTTAGCCGTAAACCGGAAGTCGATCCTTTACCCCGACAACAGCACTACTTTTTACGAAGATAAATTAGGACAAAAATTGATCGCCTCCCCGCTTACACTTACAGCCCTGCCGCACCTGAAAAGCTATAACGGTCAACCGACTACCGGGTCCTTTTTTGCGGACTACGACGGAGTAACGCCGCCGGACTCGCTGGTCCTGATAAAAAATGGCATTTTAAAAAGCCTTTTAAACGGCCGAACGCCCACAGAAAAATTCCCGGTTTCCCGTGGTTTTGCTTCGGGTGAAAGAAGCTATAGCGCCGGCGTGTTACAATTAACCTCCGATACCGCAGTTATACAGGAGCAGATGAAAAAACAACTGGTAAAGGCAGCAAAGGAAGAGGGCTTACCCTACGCTTATATTGCAAAAAATGTGTCGTTGAGCTACGGACAGGCCGCCTACCTGTACCGGGTTGATACCGCTACGCTGAAGGAAGAAATGCTTACCGGTGTAAAATTTACTAACCTGAACATGCGTAGCCTGAGAAGATTTATCATGGCTTCGCAGGAGCTGCAATTAAAAAATAATTTACTCTACTCGGTAATATGCCCTCAAAGTATCATCATCGGGGAAATAGAATTAGAAGCAGAAAACAATGTGGTAAAAGCCAAGCCGATCATTGTTTCCAATCCGCTGCTGGATATTCCTGGGAACAACGGAAAAAATAAAATAAAAAAAGCGCCTCGAAAATGA
- a CDS encoding metallopeptidase TldD-related protein — protein sequence MSLYLRLFSIFIIITYCSSVARGQDKLMGLLSKELAREFAQLKAADERLYYMSYRVDDITTYTIRTSFGAVLNIDSTRYRIFTPALRLGSYQLDNTHNSSFNQFPGSVPLSDDADIVTLALWKNTDNAYKNAVQVYEQVITNKKIKVAEEDTAADFSIAKKVSYYDKPVNYDQLRPDIEAIKQNLVAYSGLLKQNPDLLAGAAILEFKITRKYFTDTEGSSIIENATSAWQSVYSYTKANDGMELPLFRMYFAYNPKELPARDSVLKDIKAMSAKLSALRTAPVADPFVGPAILSGRAAGVFFHEIFGHRLEGKRMKSDFDGHTFKNKVGTEVLPSFLSITLDPTVKKVGAATVNGFYRFDDEGVEAQKVDVVQEGILRGFLMTRTPINGVTGSNGHARTAPGGTPESRQSNLIVTSTAPKTAAELKDLLRAEIKRQGKAYGYYFEDVQGGFTSIGRTTPNAFNVMPTEVYRVYADGRPDELVRGVDLIGTPLSMFRRIIAADNETATFNGMCGSGSGWVPVSATAPSIFVDLIETQKKSKSNERLPVLPRPDLDK from the coding sequence ATGAGTCTTTACCTGCGCCTGTTTTCTATATTCATCATAATAACGTATTGTTCCTCCGTTGCCCGGGGGCAGGATAAATTAATGGGCCTGCTTTCAAAGGAACTCGCCCGGGAGTTTGCCCAATTAAAAGCCGCTGATGAACGATTGTATTATATGAGCTACCGGGTTGATGATATTACCACCTACACCATACGTACTTCTTTTGGAGCAGTGCTGAATATTGATTCTACCCGGTATCGCATCTTTACTCCTGCCCTACGCCTGGGAAGCTACCAACTGGATAATACGCATAACAGCTCCTTCAATCAGTTCCCGGGCAGCGTTCCCCTATCTGACGATGCCGACATTGTTACGTTGGCACTTTGGAAAAATACCGATAACGCCTATAAGAATGCCGTTCAGGTGTACGAACAGGTGATCACCAATAAAAAGATCAAAGTAGCAGAGGAAGATACGGCAGCCGATTTTTCGATCGCCAAAAAAGTATCCTATTATGATAAGCCGGTCAACTACGATCAGTTACGACCGGATATCGAAGCCATAAAACAAAACCTCGTTGCCTATTCCGGTCTCCTAAAACAGAATCCCGATCTGCTTGCCGGGGCGGCGATACTGGAATTTAAGATCACCCGAAAGTATTTTACCGACACAGAAGGTTCATCTATTATAGAAAACGCCACCAGCGCCTGGCAATCTGTTTACAGCTATACGAAAGCGAATGATGGGATGGAGCTTCCCTTGTTCCGCATGTATTTCGCCTATAACCCTAAAGAACTTCCGGCAAGAGACAGCGTACTGAAAGACATAAAGGCCATGAGTGCTAAGCTTTCCGCTTTGCGCACCGCACCGGTAGCAGATCCCTTTGTTGGCCCCGCCATTCTTTCAGGCCGCGCCGCCGGCGTATTCTTTCATGAAATTTTCGGGCACCGGCTGGAAGGAAAAAGAATGAAAAGCGATTTTGACGGCCATACTTTTAAAAATAAGGTCGGCACAGAAGTGCTTCCCTCCTTCCTGAGCATCACCCTTGATCCTACTGTTAAAAAAGTAGGCGCCGCTACAGTAAACGGGTTTTACCGGTTTGATGATGAAGGCGTAGAAGCGCAAAAGGTGGACGTAGTCCAGGAGGGTATTTTACGCGGCTTCCTGATGACGCGGACGCCCATAAACGGTGTTACCGGATCGAACGGCCATGCCCGGACGGCGCCCGGAGGCACGCCGGAAAGCCGGCAAAGCAACCTGATCGTAACCAGTACCGCTCCCAAAACCGCGGCGGAACTAAAGGACCTGCTGCGTGCTGAAATAAAAAGGCAGGGCAAAGCCTATGGCTATTATTTTGAAGATGTGCAGGGCGGCTTCACCAGCATTGGACGCACCACCCCTAATGCTTTTAACGTAATGCCAACAGAAGTGTACCGGGTGTATGCAGATGGCAGACCCGATGAACTGGTGCGGGGTGTGGATCTGATCGGAACGCCCCTATCGATGTTCCGGAGGATCATAGCGGCCGACAACGAAACGGCAACCTTTAATGGCATGTGCGGCTCCGGATCAGGCTGGGTGCCGGTTTCAGCAACAGCGCCCTCTATTTTCGTAGACCTGATCGAAACCCAGAAAAAGAGCAAGTCTAATGAGCGCCTGCCAGTATTGCCACGGCCCGACCTGGATAAATAA
- a CDS encoding electron transfer flavoprotein subunit alpha/FixB family protein: protein MSVLIFIDINEEGSVKKTSFEVLTYGAKLAQQLGVPAEGVVLAPAKDDLAALGKYGVTKVYQVANEALAHFDAQVYTAALAQVAEKAAANVIVFSNNTDGKAIAPRLSARLKAGLVSGAAALPETSGDFIVKKSVFSGKAFANVKITTPVKIISVSPNSFTAEAGEGAAAVVPTDVTVNAPKIKVTSVQRQTSEVPLAEAERVVSGGRGMKGPENWGILEDLAKALDAALACSRPVADAHWRPHNEHVGQTGGAIAPNLYLAVGISGAIQHLAGVNRSKTIVVINKDPEAPFFKAADYGIVGDLFEVVPKLTEAVKQLKG, encoded by the coding sequence ATGTCTGTTCTAATATTTATCGATATAAATGAAGAAGGTTCAGTAAAGAAAACATCTTTCGAGGTGTTAACCTATGGAGCGAAGCTGGCGCAGCAACTGGGCGTACCGGCGGAAGGCGTGGTACTGGCTCCGGCTAAAGACGACCTGGCGGCGCTCGGGAAATACGGCGTTACAAAAGTTTACCAGGTGGCCAATGAAGCATTAGCCCATTTTGATGCACAGGTTTACACCGCAGCATTGGCACAGGTTGCCGAAAAAGCGGCCGCAAACGTAATCGTGTTTTCAAATAATACGGATGGCAAGGCAATTGCCCCAAGACTTTCAGCACGCCTGAAAGCGGGTCTGGTTTCCGGGGCAGCAGCATTGCCTGAAACCAGTGGCGATTTTATAGTGAAAAAATCAGTTTTTTCCGGTAAAGCATTTGCAAACGTAAAAATCACTACTCCTGTAAAGATCATCAGTGTAAGTCCTAATTCCTTTACGGCTGAAGCCGGCGAAGGGGCTGCAGCAGTAGTTCCAACCGATGTTACAGTAAACGCTCCCAAAATAAAAGTTACCAGCGTGCAGCGCCAGACTTCGGAAGTGCCGTTGGCGGAAGCCGAACGCGTAGTAAGCGGAGGGCGTGGAATGAAAGGGCCTGAAAACTGGGGCATCCTGGAAGATCTGGCCAAAGCCTTAGATGCAGCATTGGCTTGCAGCCGTCCCGTAGCAGATGCGCACTGGCGTCCGCATAATGAACACGTGGGGCAAACCGGTGGCGCTATTGCCCCTAATCTTTACCTTGCGGTGGGTATTTCTGGTGCCATACAACACCTGGCCGGGGTCAACCGCAGTAAAACCATTGTTGTTATCAATAAGGATCCTGAAGCGCCTTTTTTCAAAGCCGCCGACTATGGCATTGTAGGCGATCTTTTTGAAGTAGTTCCGAAACTTACTGAAGCCGTAAAGCAATTGAAAGGGTAG
- a CDS encoding electron transfer flavoprotein subunit beta/FixA family protein — MKILVCISKTPDTTAKIAFTDNNTKFDAAGVQWIINPNDEYYALVRAIELKEADPATVIHLINVGSADSDAIIRKALALGGDEAIRVNADNLDSFGIASQIAHNAREGNYDLIFLGKETIDYNGSSVGGMVAELLDLPYVSLATKFELNGTTATITREIEGGEEVNEVTLPVVVSCNKGMAEQRIPNMRGIMAARTKPLKVVEPVANDPLTVIEAFSLPPAKAGVKLVDPDNVQELVRLLHEEAKVI; from the coding sequence ATGAAGATTTTAGTTTGTATAAGTAAAACGCCAGATACAACGGCAAAAATAGCTTTCACAGATAATAATACGAAATTTGATGCAGCAGGCGTGCAGTGGATCATTAATCCCAATGACGAATATTACGCCCTGGTAAGAGCCATTGAGTTAAAAGAAGCGGATCCCGCTACCGTCATTCACCTTATTAATGTGGGCAGCGCTGATTCGGACGCTATCATTCGCAAAGCGTTAGCCCTGGGCGGTGATGAGGCGATTCGTGTAAACGCAGACAACCTCGACAGCTTTGGCATTGCCTCACAGATCGCACATAATGCAAGAGAGGGAAACTATGATCTTATATTTTTAGGAAAAGAAACGATCGATTATAACGGCAGCTCTGTTGGGGGCATGGTGGCCGAACTACTGGATCTCCCCTATGTTTCATTGGCGACAAAATTTGAACTGAACGGAACTACTGCAACCATTACCCGGGAAATTGAAGGCGGCGAAGAAGTAAATGAAGTAACGCTTCCCGTTGTGGTAAGCTGTAATAAAGGAATGGCGGAGCAACGCATCCCCAATATGCGCGGCATCATGGCGGCACGCACCAAGCCTTTAAAAGTAGTAGAGCCGGTGGCAAACGATCCCCTCACCGTTATCGAAGCGTTTAGTCTGCCCCCCGCAAAAGCAGGTGTAAAATTGGTAGACCCGGATAATGTGCAGGAATTGGTACGCCTGCTGCATGAAGAAGCAAAAGTGATCTAA